The following nucleotide sequence is from Streptomyces pactum.
TGGCGGAGTTCGGCCCCGAGACCACCGGCCCGGTCGCCCGGCGGATGCTGGACCGTTTCGCCGCCGGTATCGGCGAGGGCATCGAACGGACCGGGGACGACGGGCCGGGCGCATCGGACGCGCGGAGCGCGCGGGGCCTGGACGACGCACGGGACACGCAGGGTGCGCGGGGCGGGGCGGAGACCCCGGACGCGGCGTCCGGTACCGCCCCCGGTCCGTCCGACGAGCCGCCCGCCGGCCCCTCGCCGGAGCACTCCCGGGCGCAGGAACGGGATGCCGCCGGGGCCGAGGACGCCCGCCCCGCAGGCCCGGACGACGCCGGTCCGGACGAAGGTGGTCCGGCCGGGGCCGGGGAGGACGGCACGGCGTCCCCGGGTACGCCGTCCGTCTTCGACGCCGAGGTGCCGCCGCCGGCCCTGGACCCGCGGAGCGACGAGGACCGGACGGGCACGGACGACCGGGCGGGAGCGGACGCCGGGCGGAACGGGGACGCCGGGCGGAACGGGCGCGCCGACGTCGGGGCGGACGACGACATCGACGACGAGGACTTCGAGGTCATCGGGAGCGTCGGGGACCTGGACGGCGTTCCGCCGATCGGGGACCTGGACGGCGTGGCACCGGGCGGGGGTGTGGACGGCGTGGATCCGCTCGCCCCGCTCGACCCCGACGGGCCGCCCGCCGAGGCGGCGCACGCCCGCCGCACGATGATCGGGCGGAGCACCGAGGAGGTGGACCACGCGCCGCCGCGCGGCCGGTACGCGCCGGTGCCGGCCGCCGATGCCGCCCCCGCGTCGGCCACCCTGCGCTGGGCAGCCCCCGCCGCCGCGTTCGTGGTCGCCTCCGCCGTGGTGGTCGGCCGGCGGATGCTGCGCCGCCGCCGCTGAACCGCCCCGGACCGGCCGCCGGGGCCGCTCTGCGAGCCCGGCACGCCGTGGCCGGACCCGGTCCCGGCCGGTGAGCCCGGCCGAGGTCCGGCCGGTGGGCCAGGTCACCCCGACGGACCCGGGCCCGGTCGCCGTGGCGCAGCGGCCCGGGCGGCGGGCGGGGCGGCGGGCGCATAAGGTCGGAGCGTGACCACCCATGACACAACGGAGACCCAAGGCGTACGGCTGGCCGCCGGGGACGCCGAGCTGACCGTCCTGCCGGAGAGCGGCTGCCGCATCGGCTCGCTCCGCATCGGCGGTACCGAAGTGCTGCGGCAGGGCGCCGGGTTCGGCTCGTTCCCGATGGTGCCGTGGTGCGGCCGGGTGGAGCTGGGCCGCTTCCGCGACGGCGCGGACGTCCACCAGCTCCCGGTCAACGCCCCGCCGCACGCCATCCACGGCACCGGGCGGGACACCGCCTGGCGGACCGCCCGGACCGACGGCACCTCGGCCGCCTTCACCTACGACCTCGCCGCGCCCTGGCCCTGGCCGGGGCGGGTCACCCAGATCTTCGACCTCGCCCCCGACGGGCTCACCATCAGCATGGGCATCGAGACCATCGGCGACTCCTTCCCGGCCCAGATCGGCTGGCACCCGTGGTTCCTGCGGAACCTCGGCCGGGGCGGCGAGGACGTGAAGATCCACTTCGACGCCGCGTGGCAGGAGGAGCGGGGTGCGGACCACCTGCCCACCGGGAACCGGGTCCCGCCGCGGCAGGGCCCCTGGGACGACTGCTTCGGCATGCCGGACGGGGTGGACGTCACCCTCACCTGGCCCGGCGAACTGGAGCTGAAGGTGACCAGCCGCTGTGAGTGGGTGGTGATCTACGACGAGCAGCCGGAGGCGGTGTGCGTGGAGCCGCAGACCGGTCCGCCCAACGGTCTCAACACCCTTCCGCGCCTGGTCACGCCCATCGAGCCGCTGGAGGCGGCCACCAGCTGGCGGTGGCGCGGACTGGGCCCGCGGAGCGTTTAGGCTCGTCGCCATGAGCGATGCGCGTGACGCCCTGCTGCGGCAGATCAAGGACAAGGCCGTGGTCCACGGCAAGGTGACCCTCTCCTCCGGACGCGAGGCCGACTACTACATCGACCTGCGCCGGGTCACCCTGGACGCGGAGTCGGCCCCCCTGGTCGGCCAGGTCATGCTCGACGCGACCGCGGACCTGGAGTACGACGCCGTGGGCGGCCTCACCCTGGGCGCCGACCCGGTGGCCACCGCGATGCTGCACGCCGCCGCGGCGCGCGGGCGGAAGCTCGACGCGTACGTGGTGCGCAAGGCGCAGAAGACGCACGGCATGCAGCGCCGGATCGAGGGGCCGGACATCGCGGGGCGCCGGGTGCTGGTGGTCGAGGACACCTCCACCACCGGGGGTTCGCCGCTCACCGCGGTGGAGGCGGCCCGGGAGGCGGGTGCCGAGGTCGTCGCGGTGGCCACCATCGTGGACCGGGGCGCCGCCGGGGCGATCGCGGAGGCCGGGCTGCCGTACGTCACCGCGTACACGCTCGGCGACCTCGGCCTCGACTGACGCGACCCGTACGACCGGGCCCCGGTGCGACCGGCCCCCCGGTGCGACCGGCCCCGGTGAGGCCGGGGCGTGCCACCGCGGGAGGCTGATCCGGCTCGACCGCACGACGGGACCGGGCGGCACGGCCGGCACGTGCGACCCGGGCCGGTTCCCGGTTCCCGGTCGATGGTTTCCGGTCCGGTGTTCCCCGTCGCGGGGTGCCCGGGCCGGGGCCGGGCCCGGCCGCCGCAGGGCCGTTGGATTGCGCCGAACGGGGCGATGTTCCACGTGAAACATCGCCCCCTCTTTCGTGCGGCGTCCCGGGCACCGTATGGATCGCGCGGGGGAGTCTGGGAGGATGGCCCCGACGAGGATGTCGCCCCCCTAGGTCAGGGCCACCGAACGAACCCCGCACATCACAAGGAGCGGTCAGATGCCCATCGCATCCCCCGAGATCTACAACGAGATGCTGGACCGGGCGAAGGCAGGCAAGTTCGCCTACCCGGCGATCAACGTGACATCGACCCAGACCCTGCACGCGGCCCTCCGTGGTTTCGCCGAGGCCGAGAGCGACGGCATCATCCAGATCTCCACCGGTGGTGCGGAGTTCCTGGGCGGCCAGTACAGCAAGGACATGGTCTCCGGTGCGGTGGCGCTCGCCGAGTTCGCGCACGTCGTCGCCAAGAAGTACCCGGTCAACATCGCCCTGCACACCGACCACTGCCCCAAGGACAAGCTCGACGGGTACGTCCGCCCGCTGCTGGCGATCTCGCAGGAGCGCGTCGCCGCCGGTCAGAACCCGCTCTTCCAGTCCCACATGTGGGACGGCTCGGCCGAGACGCTGGACGACAACCTCGCCATCGCGCAGGAGCTGCTCGCCGAGGCCGTGAAGGCCCGGATCATCCTTGAGGTGGAGATCACCCCCACCGGCGGCGAGGAGGACGGCGTCTCCCACGAGATCAACGACGAGCTGTACACCACCGTCGCCGACGCCGAGCGCACCGCCGAGGCCCTCGGCCTGGGGGAGAAGGGCCGTTACCTGCTGGCCGCCTCCTTCGGCAACGTCCACGGTGTCTACAAGCCGGGCAACGTGGTGCTCCGTCCCGAGCTGCTCCGTGAGCTCCAGGACGGTGTGGCCGCCAAGCACGGCAAGACCGACCCGTTCGACTTCGTCTTCCACGGCGGCTCCGGCTCCACCGAGGAGGAGATCCGCACCGCGCTGGAGAACGGTGTGGTGAAGATGAACCTCGACACCGACACCCAGTACGCCTTCACCCGTCCGATCGCGGACCACATGTTCCGCAACTACGACGGTGTGCTCAAGGTGGACGGCGAGGTCGGCAACAAGAAGACCTACGACCCGCGCAGCTGGGGCAAGCTCGCCGAGACCAGCATGGCCGAGCGCGTCACCAAGGCGTGCGCGGACCTGCGCTCCACCGGCACCAAGCTGAAGTAACCATCCTGCCCCGGGGCGTGCGGCCCCCGGTTCCGGCCGTCGGCCGGGCCGGGCCGGCCGGTGCCGCGGGGTACGCCTCCGGCGCCCACGGGCCCGGTGCGCCGTCGGTACCCACCGGCGGGGCACCGGGCCCGCGCCGTTCCCGCCCGGCCCTGCCCGTGCCCGGTGTGCGGGTGCCGGGCGGGGTTCCCGAGCGGCCCGGGCCGCTCCCTGGGGTCCCGGGCCGCTCCCTGGGGTCCCGGGCCGGTGGGTGGTGTGCGGTGGCCGGGCGGGCCGGTCACGGGGACGATCGGGGTATGAACGGGTCCGCGCCGGTGGCCGAGGCGCCCGGAGCGGTCCGGCTCGCCACCCCCACCGGGCGCCGGGTGCTGGTCACCACGGTGCTCGGCTCCGGGATGGCGCTGCTGGACAGCACGGTCGTCAACGTGGCGCTGCCCCGCATCGGTGCCGACCTGGACGCCGATCTCGCCGTGCTCCAGTGGACCGTCAACGCCTACATGCTCACCCTGGCCGGACTGATCCTGCTGGGTGGCGCGCTCGGCGACCGCTACGGCCGGCGCAGGATCTTCCTCGTCGGCGTGGTGTGGTTCGCCGTCGCCTCGTTCCTGTGCGGGCTGGCGCCGAACGCCGGGGTGCTGGTCACCGCCCGTGCGCTGCAGGGGGTCGGCGGCGCGCTGCTCACCCCCGGCTCGCTGGCGCTGATCCAGGCCACCTTCCACCCCGACGACCGGGCGCGGGCGGTCGGGGCCTGGTCCGGCCTGGGCGGGGTGGCCGCCGCGGTCGGGCCGTTCCTCGGCGGCTGGCTGGTGGACGGACCCGGCTGGCGCTGGGTGTTCTGGCTCAACGTCCCGCTGGCGGTGCTCTGCGTCCCGGTCGCGCTGCGGTCGGTGCCGGAGTCGCGCGACCCGCGGGCGCACGGCCGGTTCGACGTCACCGGCGCCGTGCTGGCCGCGCTCTGCCTGGGCGCGGTGACCTACGCGCTGATCGAGGCGCCGGACGCGGGCGCCTCGCCGGCGGTGGTGACGGCCGCGGTGGCCGGGGTGCTGCTCGGGGTGGCCTTCTGGTTCTGGGAGCGGCGCCGCCCGGACCCGATGCTGCCGCTGTCGATCTTCTCCTCCCGCCAGTTCACCGCCGTCAACGTGGTGACGCTGTGCGTCTACGCGGCCTTCGGTGGTTTCTTCTTCCTCGCCGTCCTCCAGCTCCAGATCTCGGTCGGGTACTCGGCGCTGGCGGCGGGCACCGCGCTGCTGCCGACCACGATGCTGATGCTGCTGCTCTCCTCCCGCGCCGGGGACCTGGGCACGCGGATCGGCCCCCGCATCCCGCTCACCGTGGGCCCGCTGCTGTGCGCGGCGGGGCTGCTGCTGATGGCGCGGGTGGCCGAGGGGGCGTCCTACTGGCGTGACGTGCTGCCCGCGCTCGTCGTCATGGGCGCCGGCATGGTGGTGCTGGTGGCCCCGCTGACCGCGACCGTGCTGGCCTCGGTGGACGTCGGCCGGGCGGGCCTGGCCAGCGGCATCAACAACGCGGCGGCCCGCGCGGCCGGGCTGGTGGCGGTGGCCGCGCTCCCGCTGCTGGCGGGCCTGGACCCGCACGACTACCGGTCGCCGGACCGGTTCACCGACGCGTTCCGCTCGGCCATGGTGATCTGCGCGCTGCTGCTGGTGGTGGGCGGACTGATCGCCTGGGGCACCGTACGGTCGGACGCGCTGGAGCCGGAGGCGCCCGGCGGGCCGGAGCGCTGCCACGCCGGGTGCCGTACGCACTGCGCGGTCTCCGCGCCGCCGCTGGACCCCGGTGAGGAACCGGCCGCCGCGCCGCCGTCCGGACGGGGCGGGCCATGACCCGGCGGACGCACCCCGGCACGGCTCATCCCGTCATGGCGCGCCCGGTCACGACGCGCCCGGTCACGACGCGCCCCGGCACGGCGCGCCGGCGCCGCCTCCCGCCGGCCGGGCCCGTACAGACGCCCGCCGGGCCGGTACGGATGCCCGTCGGGCCGGTACGGATGCCCGCCGGGCCCGTGCGGACGCCCGCCGGGTCCGGCGGGGTGCCGGACCGGTGGCCGCGGTGCGGACCCGTCCGGCCGTCCGCCGGGGCGGGACCGCGTCCGCCGGTCCGGGCCGTCCGGGCGGGGTACCGGGGCGCCCGGTCCGGCAGACTGGAGCCATGGCCATTCACGAGAACCTGCTCGGGGGACCGCCCCCGACCCACCTGCCCGACGACCCGGAGCCGCGCGAACTGCTCGCCTCCGGTGCGGCGCCCGCCGAGGTCGCCGCCAAGTACCCCGGGTCGTCCCTGGCCTGGGCCCAGCTCGCCGACGAGGCGTTCGAGGCCGGCCGGGTGGTCGAGTCGTACGCGTACGCCCGCACCGGCTACCACCGCGGGCTGGACGCGCTGCGCCGCAACGGCTGGAAGGGCCACGGCCCGGTGCCGTTCGAGCACGAGCCGAACCGCGGCTTCCTCCGCGCGCTGCACGCGCTGGCGCGCGCCGCGCAGGCGATCGGTGAGCAGGACGAGTACGAGCGCTGCTCGACGTTCCTGCGGGACAGCTCCCCCACGGCGGCGGACACCCTCGGCTGACGGGCCGCGAACCCGTACCCGGGCCCGTCTGCCGCGGAACCTCCGCCAGGCGGGCCCTTGCCGTATGCACGAGTCGCCACGGATGATGCGGGCGGGGCTCCCGTGATGCCGGGACCCCGAGGGGACCGGGGCTCCGATGCCGAGAGGAAGGGGCGGACCGCTACCCGGGAGCACGTAGTACGAGGAGAAGCAGTGATGTCGCACCATCACGATGCGCCCGACGCCCAGCACGGAAACGAGCCGGAGAACCCGTTCCTCGATTTCCAGGGCACCACCCCCTACGAGGACTACGTACAGGCGGACGTCCTCACCCACCTCCAGCACCCGCTGTCCGACGATCCGGGCGAGATGGCCTTCCTGGTCACCACGCAGGTGATGGAGCTGTGGTTCACCGTCATCGTCCACGAGTGGCAGACCGCCGCGCAGGCCCTGCGCGGTGACGACCTGCCCACCGCGCTGGCCGCGCTCAAGCGCTCCACCTACGAGATGGAGTCGCTCAACGCCTCCTGGAAGCCGCTGGCGCACCTCACGCCCGGCCAGTTCAACGCCTACCGGTCGGCGCTCGGCGAGGGTTCCGGCTTCCAGTCCGCGATGTACCGCAGGCTGGAGTTCCTGCTCGGCGAGAAGTCGGCGTCGATGCTCGTCCCGCACCGGGGCGCGCCGCGCGTCCACGCCGAGCTGGAGAAGGCGCTCACCGAGCCGAGCCTGTACGACGAGGTGCTGGCGTACCTCGCCCGGCGCGGCTGTGACATCCCCGCCGCCGTGCTCGACCGCGACCTCACCCGGCGGTACGAGCCCGACCCGGCCGTGGAACGGGCCTGGCAGCGGATCTACAGCGAGGCGAAGGCGGACGAGAGCGACCTGATCCGCCTGGGCGAGGCGCTGACCGAGGTGGCCGAGCTGGTCTGGCGCTGGCGCAACGACCACCTCGCCGCCACTCGCCGGGCGATGGGCGCCAAGCCCGGCACCGGCGGCTCGGCGGGCGTCGCGTGGCTGGAGAAGCGCGCCGCGAAGAACGTCTTCCCCGAGCTGTGGACGGCGCGCAGCCATGTCTGACACCGCTGAGCAGAGCACCCCGCCCATGACCGTCACCGGTCCCGGGGACCGGTCCGGGGCCGCCGGCCGCCCGCTGGCGGCGGAGGCGGCCCGGCTGGACGCCGCGGACCCGCTGCGCGCGCTCCGGGACCGGTTCGTCCTCGACGAGGAGACCGTCTACCTGGACGGCAACTCCCTGGGCGCGCTGCCCCGGGGCGTCGCCCCGAGGATGGCCGAGGTGATCGGCCACGAGTGGGGCCGGATGCGCATCCGGTCCTGGGAGGAGAGCGGCTGGTGGACCGCGCCGGAACGGGTCGGCGACCGCATCGGTGAGCTGATCGGCGCCGCCCCCGGCCAGGTGGTGGTCTCCGACTCCACCAGCGTCAACGTCTTCAAGGCCGTGGTGGCGGCGGTACGCGTCGCCCGCGCCGACGCGGCGGAGGCGCCCGGCGGCGCGCCGGACGGGCCGGTCCGGGACGAGATCCTGGTGGACGCCACCAGCTTCCCCACCGACGGCTACATCGCCGAGTCGGCGGCCCGGATGACCGGCTGCGTCCTGC
It contains:
- a CDS encoding SRPBCC domain-containing protein; its protein translation is MEHEVFVPHPVDTVRRALADPARVARSIPGLQQDADQLSGLQDADRLPGSLAGRLRVRVGGHTITYRGALRVVERDGAFDVEGEGSEVRGDGSVKLALTVTCTPAEGGTALRCAGTVSAHGRLAEFGPETTGPVARRMLDRFAAGIGEGIERTGDDGPGASDARSARGLDDARDTQGARGGAETPDAASGTAPGPSDEPPAGPSPEHSRAQERDAAGAEDARPAGPDDAGPDEGGPAGAGEDGTASPGTPSVFDAEVPPPALDPRSDEDRTGTDDRAGADAGRNGDAGRNGRADVGADDDIDDEDFEVIGSVGDLDGVPPIGDLDGVAPGGGVDGVDPLAPLDPDGPPAEAAHARRTMIGRSTEEVDHAPPRGRYAPVPAADAAPASATLRWAAPAAAFVVASAVVVGRRMLRRRR
- a CDS encoding aldose epimerase family protein, whose amino-acid sequence is MTTHDTTETQGVRLAAGDAELTVLPESGCRIGSLRIGGTEVLRQGAGFGSFPMVPWCGRVELGRFRDGADVHQLPVNAPPHAIHGTGRDTAWRTARTDGTSAAFTYDLAAPWPWPGRVTQIFDLAPDGLTISMGIETIGDSFPAQIGWHPWFLRNLGRGGEDVKIHFDAAWQEERGADHLPTGNRVPPRQGPWDDCFGMPDGVDVTLTWPGELELKVTSRCEWVVIYDEQPEAVCVEPQTGPPNGLNTLPRLVTPIEPLEAATSWRWRGLGPRSV
- the pyrE gene encoding orotate phosphoribosyltransferase; translation: MSDARDALLRQIKDKAVVHGKVTLSSGREADYYIDLRRVTLDAESAPLVGQVMLDATADLEYDAVGGLTLGADPVATAMLHAAAARGRKLDAYVVRKAQKTHGMQRRIEGPDIAGRRVLVVEDTSTTGGSPLTAVEAAREAGAEVVAVATIVDRGAAGAIAEAGLPYVTAYTLGDLGLD
- the fbaA gene encoding class II fructose-bisphosphate aldolase, which translates into the protein MPIASPEIYNEMLDRAKAGKFAYPAINVTSTQTLHAALRGFAEAESDGIIQISTGGAEFLGGQYSKDMVSGAVALAEFAHVVAKKYPVNIALHTDHCPKDKLDGYVRPLLAISQERVAAGQNPLFQSHMWDGSAETLDDNLAIAQELLAEAVKARIILEVEITPTGGEEDGVSHEINDELYTTVADAERTAEALGLGEKGRYLLAASFGNVHGVYKPGNVVLRPELLRELQDGVAAKHGKTDPFDFVFHGGSGSTEEEIRTALENGVVKMNLDTDTQYAFTRPIADHMFRNYDGVLKVDGEVGNKKTYDPRSWGKLAETSMAERVTKACADLRSTGTKLK
- a CDS encoding MFS transporter encodes the protein MNGSAPVAEAPGAVRLATPTGRRVLVTTVLGSGMALLDSTVVNVALPRIGADLDADLAVLQWTVNAYMLTLAGLILLGGALGDRYGRRRIFLVGVVWFAVASFLCGLAPNAGVLVTARALQGVGGALLTPGSLALIQATFHPDDRARAVGAWSGLGGVAAAVGPFLGGWLVDGPGWRWVFWLNVPLAVLCVPVALRSVPESRDPRAHGRFDVTGAVLAALCLGAVTYALIEAPDAGASPAVVTAAVAGVLLGVAFWFWERRRPDPMLPLSIFSSRQFTAVNVVTLCVYAAFGGFFFLAVLQLQISVGYSALAAGTALLPTTMLMLLLSSRAGDLGTRIGPRIPLTVGPLLCAAGLLLMARVAEGASYWRDVLPALVVMGAGMVVLVAPLTATVLASVDVGRAGLASGINNAAARAAGLVAVAALPLLAGLDPHDYRSPDRFTDAFRSAMVICALLLVVGGLIAWGTVRSDALEPEAPGGPERCHAGCRTHCAVSAPPLDPGEEPAAAPPSGRGGP
- a CDS encoding DUF3151 domain-containing protein, which produces MAIHENLLGGPPPTHLPDDPEPRELLASGAAPAEVAAKYPGSSLAWAQLADEAFEAGRVVESYAYARTGYHRGLDALRRNGWKGHGPVPFEHEPNRGFLRALHALARAAQAIGEQDEYERCSTFLRDSSPTAADTLG
- a CDS encoding tryptophan 2,3-dioxygenase family protein; amino-acid sequence: MSHHHDAPDAQHGNEPENPFLDFQGTTPYEDYVQADVLTHLQHPLSDDPGEMAFLVTTQVMELWFTVIVHEWQTAAQALRGDDLPTALAALKRSTYEMESLNASWKPLAHLTPGQFNAYRSALGEGSGFQSAMYRRLEFLLGEKSASMLVPHRGAPRVHAELEKALTEPSLYDEVLAYLARRGCDIPAAVLDRDLTRRYEPDPAVERAWQRIYSEAKADESDLIRLGEALTEVAELVWRWRNDHLAATRRAMGAKPGTGGSAGVAWLEKRAAKNVFPELWTARSHV